The sequence CACCTACGGCTTCTCGATAAAAATCGGGCCTGACGGTAAACCGGTCATCAGAGAGTTCGGTAATGTCTTCCCAGGTAGATATGGACCAGAGATAAGACCTGAGATAGAGCCCCTAGTGGATGTCATGGAGAAAGACGACGAGATCATCGTGGTGGCGGAGTTGCCGGGTGTGGAAAAGGAGCAGATCAACCTGCATGCTACCGAGAAGACTCTCACCATAGACGTCGACTCACCTAGAAGACGCTACCATAAAGAGCTTGAGCTTCCAGCTCCCGTAGACCCTAAGTCCTCTAAGGCAACCTACAAAAACGGTGTGCTCGAGGTTAGGCTTAAGAAGGTTAGACCATCTGTTAAGGGTGAAAAGCTTAAGATAGAGTAGGCTTATCTTTCTCTTCAACTGGCGGTGAAGCTATATGCCGACAAGGCTTCGTAAAATAAGGAAGTTAAGGGGGTCTAGAACCTGTGGCTGGGGTAGGGTAGGTCAGCATAGGAAAAGCGGTATGAGAGGGGGCTTCGGTAGAACCGGTAGGCATAAGCACAAATGGACTTGGGTGATCAAATACGCGCCAGACTACTTCGGTAAAAGAGGATTCAAGTCGCCTATGCAGAAGATCAAGGTCAGGCTTAAGGAGGTCAACGTGGGTGAGCTACCCGATATCTTGGTCAAGCTCGAAAAGGTAGAGACCAAGGACGGTAAACCTGTCATAGACCTCCCGTCTCTGGGATATGGTAAATTACTCGGTAAAGGACGCATAGACATGCCGGTTATCGTTAAAGCTTACGATTTCACGGAGACAGCTGTCGAGAAGATCAAGAAAGCGGGTGGAGATATCGTAAAGATAGGGGCATGATAGGCCATGCCGGGCAGGTTCCTAAGCCTATTCAAACCGATATCAAAATTCACGTTCGAGGTTAAGAAACCTGAGAGGAGGACAAGTTTCACAAATAAGCTTCTATGGACTTTTATGGCGCTTCTGATATACTATCTCATGAGCGAGATCCCGCTCTACGGTATACCTGTAAGAGGATTAAGAGACCCGCTTGTAGCCGCCAGAGTCATATTCGCTTCGAGACACGGGACGCTCATGGAGCTCGGTATAGGCCCCATAGTCACCGGGGGACTTATCCTCCAGCTTCTAGTAGGCTCTAAACTTATAGAATGCGACTTATCAGACCCGGAGGATAGAGCTCTCTATACAGTGGCTACCAGGTTCATGAGCATATTCATGACGGTTTTCCAGTGTCTAGTATATATTTTAGGTAGGATCTGGGGACCCCTAACGCTGGAGGAGAATATCTTGGTTTTCCTTCAGCTTTTCTCAGCCGGTATAATTCTAATTCTACTGGATGAAATGGTTCAGAAGTGGGGTTTAGGTAGCGGCATAAGCCTATTCATCTTAGCAGGGGTCGCTAAACAGATCTGGTGGTTTGGTTTCTCTCCCTTACCTGGTATAGCGCAAGACGGTAAGCTCTATGGAGCCTTGCCTGCTTTTATAGAAGGGCTTATAAAAGGTGAGGATTTCTCAACGGCGTTTCTGAGGACGGGTAATCTACCCAACATGGTTGGGTTTATATCGACAGTCGTAGCCTTCCTCGTGATCATATACCTCGAAGGCGTTAGAGTAGAGATACCTATATCTTACGCCGACTATAGAGGTTTTAGAGCTAGGTTCCCCCTAAAGCTACTATATGTATCGGTTATCCCGGTCATATTCGCGTCCGCCTTATTAGCCAACATATATATCATGTTAAGGCTTTTATGGTCTAACTTCAACCCCGCGAATCAGGATTTCTGGTTTAACCTTCTGGCACAGTTCGACCCTGAGACTATGTCCCCTATGAAAGGTAGCCTCGCATACTACGTATCGTCTCCAAGGAGCCTACAGTACGCGGCTGAAGACCCTATAAGAGCCATAGTCTACGTCGCTATCTTCGTTTTACTTTGCGTGATGTTTTCCGTAATGTGGATAGAAGTCGGTGGTATGGGTCCAAGAGATGTCGCAGAGCAACTTATAGACGCCGGTATCCAGATACCTGGCAGGAGACGGACGGTTAAAAGTATAGAGCGCTTAATGAAACGCTATATCCCGACGGTGTCGATCCTAGGAGGCGCTATAATAGGTCTCATAGCTGCCGTATCGGACTTGTTCAACGTATTCGGATCAGGAACTGGTGTGTTGCTCTCAGTAGACATAGCCTACCAATACTATCAGCTGTTAGTCAGAGAAAGGGTTGCTGAACTATATCCAGTGTTAAGACCTATACTGGAGAAGTGATAGCCATGAACTTTTTCGACGTTATAGTGGAGTTCCTAAAACCTCTGGCCGTTAACCCTGGGATGGGTTCGCTCACGATCTTAGGGTTATCTACATTGATGACCATATTCTCTACTCTGTTGAATAAGGTTATAATGAACGAAGAGCTTCAGAAGACCTACACTAAGGAGCTCAGCGAGTATAAGCGTCTTATGAGCGAGTATAAGATGAAGGGAGACAAGAAGATATTGATAAAGATCAGGAAGAAGGAGCCGATCATAGCGAACCTTAGTAAGAAGGTCCTTATAAGAACTGTTTTAAGGATGGTTATTCTTCTGACTTTCGCCTGGGGCTTCTTCGCTGTGATAGGTGCGGTATTCGGCTCGGACTATACGATATTCATACCTTTCCCCGTCGAGACACCTGTGGGGTGGTCCGTATGGTACTTTATATGCGTTTTCGCGTCTAGTCTTCCGATCTCTAAGCTTCTCGGTATCTCTATGGTACCAACTACCCAGGAGGTCACAAGCCATGAGGAAGAATCTTCTGTCAAAACCAAAGGTTAAGATTAGGCTTCCAGGCGGTGAAACGGTCGTCAGGGTCGTTAAGAAGAAGCCTGGGAAAGCCTACTGTGGGATATGCGGTAGGGAGCTCCACGGCGTAAATTATGCAGGGAAGACCAAGTCTCAGAGAAGCGTCGAAAGATTACATGGTGGAAGCATATGCGCTAGGTGTTTAAAGCGTCTCCTCGTCAGGGAGGTGCTTTCTAGGTTTGGCTAAAGGCCTCGTGATAGCCGTCAGTGGCCTACATGGAGCCGGCAGGTCTACCCAGGCTAAGATGCTAGCGTCCGAGTTCAACCTTAGATATGTATCCGCCGGAAGCCTGTTCAGGGAATATTGTCATAAGAAAGGCATAAGCTTGGCTGAGGCGGCGGAGATGCTTAAGGACGACCCTAAGCTCGACAACTACATCGACTCTAGGACCAAAGAGGAGGCTAAGAAAGGCTCTGTAGTGTTGGAAGGCGACCTCGCCGCTTGGATGGCGGGGGAGTTGGCTGACGTTAAAATATTTCTAACAGCACCGGATGAAGTTAGGTTTAAACGTTTAGCCGAGCGTGAGGGTCGACCTATAGGGGAGGTCTCTGAGGAGACTAGGCGTAGGGAGTCTGGAGACCGGATAAGGTATAGGCTTTTCTATGGTATAAATTTCGAGGATATGAGTATATACGATATCGTGCTCGATACAGGCAGGCTTCCGGCTGAGTCGGTCTTCAAGGTTCTGAAGACCTTGGTAGAAGAGTACGCTAAACTTAAAGCTTAGCTTTCGTTCAACTAGGTGGGAGGATACGGATATGATAGAAGTGGGTAGAGTCTGTGTCAAAACCATGGGCCGGGAAGCAGGTAGAAAATGCGTAGTAGTCGATATCATAGACGAGAACTTCGCCCTCATAACCGGTCCTAAATCCATCAGCGGTGTCAAGAGGCGTAGGGTGAACATCAAGCACATCGAGCCTACACCTTACAAGCTAGACATATCCCGAGGTGCAAGCGACGACGAGGTCGTCAAAGCCATAGAGAAGGCTGGTTTAAAAGAAGTATTCGAAAAGCCTCTGAAACCTGAGAGGAGGGCTGTTTTCTGAGGTATCAGGCTCCTTGGGAGGTTAAGTGGGATAGGCTTTACAAGTCTTTCGACGAGACCAACGAGGCTTATGGTAAACCGCCTTGGAGAAGAAGCATCGAGGAGCATCTAAGATATGGGGTCGTAGTGCTCGATAAACCGGCTGGCCCTACAAGCCATGATGTAACGGCTATGGTTAAGAGGATCGCGAACGTCGAGAAGGCTGGGCATGGGGGGACCCTAGAGGTTTAAGCCGGGGAGATCCCCCTGCCACAGGGGTCTTACCGATAGCTTTGAACGAGGCGACTAAAGTCCTTCAGGTTCTACTATCAGGCGGTAAAGAATATGTATGCGTTATGAAGCTTCACGGTGATTTCTCCGAGGAGAGGCTTCGAGAGGTCGTCGAGGAGTTTCAGGGAGATATCTACCAGAAGCCTCCGCTAAGGTCTTCCGTTAAGCGAGCATTAAGGATTCGACGAATCTACTACATCGATCTCCTAGAGGTTGAAGGTCGACTTGCTTTGCTTAAAGTCGGCTGTCAAGCTGGCACGTACATCCGGAAGCTCGTACACGATATCGGTGAGGTCCTAGGCTGTGGGGCGCATATGAGGGAGCTTAGGAGAACTAGGGTCGGGCCGTTCAGCGAGGAAAGAGGTCTAGTCACGCTTAGAACACTTGCCGAGGCCTTCGAAGCATATAGGGCAGGTGACGAAAAACCCCTCAGACGCGTAGTCCAGCCGGTTGAAGAGGTCCTCGCCTTGACACCTAAGGTATGGATCAGGGATACGGCTGTGGACGCGATATGCCACGGCGCTGACCTTGCGGTTCCAGGGATAGTGAGCCTGAATTCAGGTATAAAGACCGATACTCTTGTCGGGATCTTCACGCTTAAAGACGAGCTTGTCGCGTTAGGTAGGGCGTTAATGTCTAGCGAGGAGATTCTAGAGCGGGAAAAAGGCATAGCGGTTAAGACGGAGAGGGTCATCATGAAGCCTGGTACGTATCCTAGGATGTGGAAGTAATAGGTATCTATTAGCCGTCTACATTCTCTAAGATTTTCTGAAGCTTCTCCACTATCTCTATGAAAGCGTTGCTGGCTGGACTCTCCGGCTTCCATATAACTATAGGCTTACCCACCTCTACCGAAAGGTTGAGCTCTGGGTCTATCGGTATCTCACCTAATATGTTTAATCCAAGCTCTTCAGCCATCTTTTTTCCGCCACCACTTCCAAATATATTCACTTTATAACCGCACTTCGGACATGTGAACCCGCTCATGTTCTCGACTATCCCTAGAATCCTAAGTCCAAGTCTCTTAGCAAATCCTACCGCACGTCTGACGACTATGAACGACAGGTCTGACGGTGTAGTAACGATCACAACACCTGTAATGTTCGGTATCGAACGTGCGACCGTTAAAGCTTCATCACCTGTGCCCGGCGGTAGGTCTATGAAGAGATAATCGAGTTTACCCCATAGGACTTCGCCGAGGAACTGTCTTATAGCCGCGGATTTGAGGGGGCCTCTCCATATAACCGGTGTGTCATCGTCAGGTAGAAGTAGGTCCATCGATACAAGCCTTAGGTCTAAGGCTGTTTTCACGGGCATTATCCCTACGGGTGCAGCCGTCAGAGGGTTCCCCCTCACGCCTAGTATCTTAGGTATGCTCGGCCCGGTTATGTCGGCGTCGAGTATACCGGTTTTGAAGCCCTTAGACGCCATGGCGCAGGCAAGATTCGCGGCTACGACGCTCTTACCGACCCCGCCTTTACCGCTTAGTATGGCGATCTTATATTTGACGTTTCGCATAGACTTCTCTATACGCTCCATCTGCCTCCTATAGGCTTCCAAAGCCTTCAACTCCTGGTTATCCAAACACATCTACCCCCTACTTTATATGATGCTCCCGAACAACCCTAAAACACTGGATTATGCTTTTACACTTTCTCCTCTTAACCGAGAGCTTTATCGATATGAGATATCCGACCGATAGGATCACCCCGACCACCGCGCTTGTAGGTAGGTTCAGCATAACAGAGACTAAGAAGCCGAGTATAGATGATATAAGGATCGTGACGAACGATATCTTACCCATCTCCTCGAAGCTATGCGAAAACTGGTATGCCACTACAGCCGGTATGGCTATGAAAGCGACCGATAGGATCGAGCCCACAATCCTCAAGTTCACAACCATCGAAATAGCCGTGAGAACTAAAAGGAGATATCTGTAAAACCTGACGTTCAAACCCATGGCACTCGACCCCTCTGGGTCGAACGTTATGTATTTGAATTCCATCTTGAAGAGGGTTATCACACCTATCACGGCTAGACTCATAACCGCTAATACCAGAAGCTCGTTATCGGTGATGCCTAATACGTCTCCGATCAGGAATCTCCACGCCGACGCGGCGTAGGGGCTTGAAAGGGATATAGCCAAAGCGGCTACGGCGGTCGAGAAGCCGAATAACACACCGATGGTCATATCCGCCTTAACTTCGCCTTTCTCCTCACCGTAGCCTGAAAGCAGGGCGAAAACCAGGCTTAATATTAATGCCCCTACGACGGGGTCTAATCCTGTCAAGAGGCTAATGGCTGCTCCCGCCAAGGCGACGTGAGCTATCGCAGCTCCTATAGACGACAGTCCTCTGAGAACCATGTAGACCCCTATCAGGGCAGACGCCGAGCCGGATAAAATCACGGCTATCAGGGCTTTAATCATGAAGGGTTGAGTTAAGACTTCAAGCATGATAGCTCACCCCCGTAACTATCCTTTCCCCATCTGATGCCACGACTTGAACTCTTTTCAAAAACGTCTCCGTCAGAAGAGCCTCATCCAAGACCTCGTCTGGTTTTCCGAATGCTATGATCCTACGGTTGAGTAGCATGAGCCTGTCTATATGCTTCAACAGGATGTTTATCTCGTGCGTGACTAGTATGATCGTTACACCTGATTTATCCACGAGCTCTCTGAGAAGCCTTACCAAGAGCTGGGTGGTAGGCGTATCCACGGCTGAGAACGGCTCGTCTAGTAGAAGCAAGCTAGGCTCCGACGCTAGCGCCCTGGCTACTAGAACTCTCTGCTGTTGGCCGCCGGATAGATGCGCGTATGGCTCCTCCCAGAACTGGTCGACCTCAAGTAGCTGAGCGATCTCTCTAGCCTTCTCTAGGTCCTTGCTCGTCGCTCTTCTCGGGAAACGCTTCCTCGCCAGTCTACCCATGAGTATTATATCTTTAACCAGCACAGGTATCAAAGGGTCTATACGCTCCCTCTGGGGAACATAGCCGACGAGCCTCCTCACACTAGAATCCTCCACCGGGTTCTTACCTAGAACCCTTATCTCCCCTTCGACTGGTTTTATGATCCCGAGTATGGTCTTAAGCAACGTAGTCTTACCCGCCCCATTGGGACCGACTACTGCCACGAAGCTCGGCTCGACTATGCTGAACGATAGATCCTCCAGTATGGGTTGCTGGTTTAAAACCACGTAAACGTTCTTAAGCTCTACTATACTCGTCTAAACCACCCCTCAAAGACCAGAAACAATACGAAGAGTATAATGGTTGCATAAAGCCATATGTCTAGTCCCCCTTCACCCGTGTTCTCGGGTATATCCATCTGTAAGCCGGCTAAAGCCATGGATGTCAAAGATTTGTAGAACTCTACATAGCTTTCTGAAGGGTCTAAGGGGAACGCGTAGAGATATAATACAGGAATTCCCGTGGCTTTAGAGATCTCTAGGGCAAGCCTGCCTTCATCGCTTCCTTTCTCGGTAGCCAGCACAACTATATACACGGGTCTGGTCTCCGAGAGTGTGCTCTGGAAGTCTGAGACATCTATCGGGCCGGGGGCTTTACCGCCTTTGACAAGTACAGCCACCACCGTTATGTTCAAGAAATCAAAAAGAGGCTCGAAGTGTGAACCGGCTAGAGCGACTTTGGGATCTACCAGGTTTAAACCTGTTAAAACGGTCTTCGCCCATGTCTTAATCCTAGAGATATCGTTCGAAAACCTCTTGAATCTCTCGTGGTAGTAGTCTCCGCCTTCTGGGTCTATCTCAGAGAGCTTTTCGACTATTTTAGACGCCGCTTTCAAGGCGTCGTCTGGATATAACCATATGTAATGCGGGTTTCCGTCTTTAAGCTTCAACCCCGCCTCAACCCAATCCTCCCAACCGATCCTCGGGACGTTTAATTTCTCGAACATGCCTAGAAACTCCTCCTTACCTATCGTGACGAATAGGTCGCAGCTTCGGACAAGCAGCACGTCTCCTGGCTTAGGGGAGTACGTATGAGGGTCTAACCCGACGGGGACTATCGAGTATACATCGACTCTTTCTCCTCCAACTTCTCTGACGATCATCGCAAGAGGCCATATCGTAGCCACGACCTTAAGCTTAGGCCTAGCTAGTGATACTTTGGCTGTCGAAGTCATAAGGAACATCAGGGTCAGCAGCAGTATGGGTTTGGCTCGTATGGGTCACACCCCCTAGGGATGTCTATGCACTATCTCCAATCCACAGGGAGCTCTCCTAGGCTTGTTGAGGAGAGAGCATAGCTTGTCGCATACTTTGTGTGAAATCCTGGTTTCCAACTTTAAAGCCTCTTCATGAGCGTCTGAGGGGTTTAACTCTAAAACCTCGTGTAGGAATACCTCTAGGACACCATGTTTATGGGCTATCTCTATGGCCTCCTTTACACCGTCCTCTGTAAGGGTCACACCGACCCTTGGCACGACCTTGACAAACCCCTTGACCGCTAGTCCTTGGACGATTCGTATGGCTGTCGGGGTTTTAACGGACAGCCACTTAGCTAGCTTACTGGTCTTGACGAAGCCCTTAGAACCCCCTAGTATATAGATCGTCTTCAGATACCGGTATTCGGCTTCGGTAAGCATTAGCATGCTAGACAGCATCTAACTAGTATATAAATATTTCTATGATTAACCTCATTAACCCTATCTAGTCCTATTTTCTAGTGGGTTTATATGATACGCGTAGGTATCGTAGGCTTCGATACGTCTCATGCTGTGGAATTTACCAAGAGACTTAACCACGTGGACGTAAGCGAGGAGTATTGGGTTAGAGGAGCTAGGGTCGTGGCCGGCTATCCAGGCGAGCCATCACCTGCGGCTTCTGAGGAGTTGTTGAACGAGAGAATCGAGGTCTTGAGGCGTTATGGTGTTAAGATCGTCGATAGCCCTGAGTCTCTGATAGGGATAGTGGACGCGGTCATGATCGAGTACAACGAGGGTGCTAAACACCTCGAAGCTTCTAAGCCTTTCATAGAGGCTGGGTTGCCGCTTTTCATAGATAAACCCCTAGCCTGCTCCATCGACGATGCTAAGAAGATATATCGTCTCGCGGAGTCTAGAGGTGTCCCGGTTTTCTCAGCCTCATCTCTACGCTATGCGGTCGAAGTTCAGAAGGTCAAAAAGTCGATAGACAAGGTGGGTAGGGTCTTAGGAGCCGACACCTACAGCCCAGGTATGATAGTTCCGTTCAACCCAGGCCTATTCTTCTACGTTATACACGCGATAGAGATGCTATACGCACTGATGGGTCGAGGGTGTAGGATGGTTAGGTGCTTCACCGAAGAACGCTGGGACTTTATAGTGGGCCGATGGGTCGACGGCCGCATAGGCGTTGTAAGGGGTTTAAGACATGGTGGCTGGGGATACGGTTTCACGGTTTTCTGCGAGAATAAGGTTGTATCTGCCACTATAAACACCGCCTATCTGTACACCGAGCTTCTGAAAAGGGTGGTCGAGATGTTTAAAACCGGGAAGCCGCCGGTAGACCCCAAGGAGACGTTAGAGATAATCGCTTTCACCGAGAAAGCCATGGAATCGGCTAGGTTGGGTAAAGACGTGGAGATCCCCCGAGAGATTTAAAGAAAAGTGGTTCGAAAGGCCTAATAAGATTAGGGTGGAGATTTCAACCGTCGGAGGAATCAGTCTTGAAGTTTCTTATCGAGGAGCTTTGGAGCCTAGATGTCGGAGTTGGGCCTGCCGAGCATGGAGTCTATAAGTTTGGGTATCTCTGGCTTTCGCCTACGTTTAGAAACCAGGTTTGGAAGGTCGATCCTGCGACCGGTAAGGTTCTGCAGGTCTTCTCTATGCCAGGTAAGGTTTGGGGGGCTCCATGGGTCGATAGGGATGCCGTGTATTCTGCGTCGGATGACGGCTCGGTTAGACGGTTTACCCACGACGGCGAAGTCGTATGGTCGGTTAACCCGGGGCTCGGAGGGTTTATAGCCGAGGTCATCGTTGAGGCTTGGAACAGGTATCTCGCGGTTCAGTTTCCTAACGGATTGGCTGTCTTAAGGAAATCCGACGGCGGCGTCGTATGGAGTATAGAATGGAGTCCCATAGTGAACTCGGGTCAGGAGCCGACTTTCACCCTCGACACGGGTCTTCTGTGGGTATGTAAACCCACCGCTGAAGACAACCTTGAGGCCTATGACTTGCATGGTCGGAGGTTGCATAGGTTTACCCTACCGAGCCCACCGACCACCTATGCGTGTCCACAAGTCTGGAATAACTTGATGGCCGTGGTCTGTAGAGACGACGTGGTGGTATTAGACCACGTAAAGGGTCGGATTCTATGGTCCAGGAGGTTTAAACCTGTGGAGTATGGAGGTAAAGAGTTTGCCGCGCTGGAGGGTGGTCCTAGGGTTATAACACCCGACGGCCGTCTCATAGTCTGGACTACTGATGGTGTCTTCCACTGCTTCGGTATGGAGACTGGTACGGCTCTTTGGAGGCTCGACATGGTCGAGCTTGGCTATGCGTCGAGGGACTGTAACGATCCATGGGGCTACGCGGGCGGGGCCGCCGCAGACGGTGTCCTGGTCATACTCGGTAGAAATAACCTACCTGAGGGTTCTGGTAGCCCCTTCGAGTTCCGTAAGAACAGGCTTTTCCTGATAAACTACTTCGACGGCTCGATCGCCGCTGTTTCGAAGCCTAAGTATCAGATGGCTTGTTGCTGTAAACCAGTGGTCGCAGGGGGGAGGGTGGTCATAGGGGGATGGTATGAGGATTCTGAAAACCGGAGATACGAAAACCGGTATTACTGCTGGAGACTAGGTCCGCTTGAAAACCGTAGGGTTCGGGATATCGACTATGAGTGGTTAGGCGGTTATCACCACGGAGGGTACAGCGTCGGGACGATTCTAGGAATCTAGGTAAGGTGTTTTCAAGTGAAGCCTGTTCATAAATGGGGTGTGTTCGAAGCGGTCTTCAGAAGCAAAGGCCGTTACGAGGATCCCCTCCGAGATGTGTCTGTCCGTTGCGTCTTCGATTCGCCGAGCGGTGGGGAAACGGTCGTCGACGCTTTCTGGGATGGGGGAGACGAGTGGAGAGTTAGGTTTATGCCCGATGAGGAGGGTGTGTGGACGTATAGGACCATGTGTTCTAACGAGTGCGATAAGGGTCTTCACGGCCGGAGAGGCTCCTTCGAGGTGGTTCCCTACGACGGTGACAGCCCGGTTTATAGGCATGGTCCTCTGGGGCTGTCAGACGACCATAGGTATCTGGTCCACGAAGACGGCACACCGTTTTTCTGGCTTGCAGATACCGCTTGGAACGGTGTGATAAAGTCTACTCTGGACGAGTGGCGGGAGTATCTATCTTTTAGGAGGAGACAGGGTTTCACGGTTATCCAGTTCATTCTGACGCATTGGCGTGGAGGTCCATACGACCGGCTGGGTGAGAGGGCATATGAGGGGGATAAGCGTATAAAACGGTTGAACGTCGGGTTTTTTAGACGTATAGACCCTAAGTTTTCGACGCTGAACGAGTATGGCTTCGTAGCGGCTCCCGTACTTCTGTGGGCGATTTCAGATGAGATAAGTCCTGGCTACAGGCTATCGGATGAGGATGCCCTTCTGCTCGCCCGCTACCTTGTAGCCAGATATGGTGCTTATGTAGTCGTTTGGATACTCGCTGGGGACGGCGACTATAGGGGTGAGAAGGCTGAACGGTGGCGGCGTATCGGTAGAGCGCTTTTCCAAGGCAAGCGTAGGCAACCGGTTACTATGCATCCCGCCGGGAGGCATTGGGTTCTCCAGGAGTTCATAGGCGAAGAATGGTTTGACATAGTGGGCTACCAAAGCGGGCATGGGGTGGATGAGGAGGACCTTAGATGGCTTTGCTTCGGTCCGCCTAGTAGGGACTGGAGGCTCAAGCCTCCGAGACCGTTCATAAACCTAGAGCCTAACTACGAGATGCATCTAGCCTATAGAATACTCAAACCCATAACCCCTCACATGGTTCGTAGGGCGGCGTATTGGAGCCTCCTGATAGCGCCTACCGCCGGTGTATCCTACGGTACAAACGGTGTCTGGTATTGGGCTGAGAAGCCTGAAACCCCCTTCGCCCATCCCAATGCAGGTGTGGCTAGGCCTTGGTGGGAGGCTATGCGGCTTCCAGGGGCCGAAGATATGAGCGAGCTTAAACGTATATTCACCGGGTTGCCTTGGTGGCTTCTGCGACCTGACCCCAGGCTTTTGACGGAACAGCCTGGGCTTGAGAATGTGGAACGTTTCGTAGCTGCTTCCAGAAGCCTAGACGGTGAGCTAGCAGTGATATATACGCCTGTGCGACAAGAACTGCGTTTAAACCTAGCGGGGTTGAAAAGACCGGTTAGAGCCGTCTGGGTCAACCATAGAACCGGCGAGAAATCGAAGGAA comes from Candidatus Bathyarchaeota archaeon and encodes:
- a CDS encoding Hsp20/alpha crystallin family protein codes for the protein MDSEDRWRRRRRSWWFDIFDEFERMNQMIEDIIRRSFRFEPEEFFERMGEPGKPRVYTYGFSIKIGPDGKPVIREFGNVFPGRYGPEIRPEIEPLVDVMEKDDEIIVVAELPGVEKEQINLHATEKTLTIDVDSPRRRYHKELELPAPVDPKSSKATYKNGVLEVRLKKVRPSVKGEKLKIE
- a CDS encoding uL15 family ribosomal protein, yielding MPTRLRKIRKLRGSRTCGWGRVGQHRKSGMRGGFGRTGRHKHKWTWVIKYAPDYFGKRGFKSPMQKIKVRLKEVNVGELPDILVKLEKVETKDGKPVIDLPSLGYGKLLGKGRIDMPVIVKAYDFTETAVEKIKKAGGDIVKIGA
- the secY gene encoding preprotein translocase subunit SecY, with amino-acid sequence MPGRFLSLFKPISKFTFEVKKPERRTSFTNKLLWTFMALLIYYLMSEIPLYGIPVRGLRDPLVAARVIFASRHGTLMELGIGPIVTGGLILQLLVGSKLIECDLSDPEDRALYTVATRFMSIFMTVFQCLVYILGRIWGPLTLEENILVFLQLFSAGIILILLDEMVQKWGLGSGISLFILAGVAKQIWWFGFSPLPGIAQDGKLYGALPAFIEGLIKGEDFSTAFLRTGNLPNMVGFISTVVAFLVIIYLEGVRVEIPISYADYRGFRARFPLKLLYVSVIPVIFASALLANIYIMLRLLWSNFNPANQDFWFNLLAQFDPETMSPMKGSLAYYVSSPRSLQYAAEDPIRAIVYVAIFVLLCVMFSVMWIEVGGMGPRDVAEQLIDAGIQIPGRRRTVKSIERLMKRYIPTVSILGGAIIGLIAAVSDLFNVFGSGTGVLLSVDIAYQYYQLLVRERVAELYPVLRPILEK
- a CDS encoding DUF106 domain-containing protein, whose translation is MNFFDVIVEFLKPLAVNPGMGSLTILGLSTLMTIFSTLLNKVIMNEELQKTYTKELSEYKRLMSEYKMKGDKKILIKIRKKEPIIANLSKKVLIRTVLRMVILLTFAWGFFAVIGAVFGSDYTIFIPFPVETPVGWSVWYFICVFASSLPISKLLGISMVPTTQEVTSHEEESSVKTKG
- the rpl34e gene encoding 50S ribosomal protein L34e (the function of this protein in the ribosome is unknown), whose product is MRKNLLSKPKVKIRLPGGETVVRVVKKKPGKAYCGICGRELHGVNYAGKTKSQRSVERLHGGSICARCLKRLLVREVLSRFG
- a CDS encoding cytidylate kinase family protein, producing MAKGLVIAVSGLHGAGRSTQAKMLASEFNLRYVSAGSLFREYCHKKGISLAEAAEMLKDDPKLDNYIDSRTKEEAKKGSVVLEGDLAAWMAGELADVKIFLTAPDEVRFKRLAEREGRPIGEVSEETRRRESGDRIRYRLFYGINFEDMSIYDIVLDTGRLPAESVFKVLKTLVEEYAKLKA
- a CDS encoding 50S ribosomal protein L14e, with product MIEVGRVCVKTMGREAGRKCVVVDIIDENFALITGPKSISGVKRRRVNIKHIEPTPYKLDISRGASDDEVVKAIEKAGLKEVFEKPLKPERRAVF
- a CDS encoding Mrp/NBP35 family ATP-binding protein gives rise to the protein MCLDNQELKALEAYRRQMERIEKSMRNVKYKIAILSGKGGVGKSVVAANLACAMASKGFKTGILDADITGPSIPKILGVRGNPLTAAPVGIMPVKTALDLRLVSMDLLLPDDDTPVIWRGPLKSAAIRQFLGEVLWGKLDYLFIDLPPGTGDEALTVARSIPNITGVVIVTTPSDLSFIVVRRAVGFAKRLGLRILGIVENMSGFTCPKCGYKVNIFGSGGGKKMAEELGLNILGEIPIDPELNLSVEVGKPIVIWKPESPASNAFIEIVEKLQKILENVDG
- a CDS encoding metal ABC transporter permease is translated as MLEVLTQPFMIKALIAVILSGSASALIGVYMVLRGLSSIGAAIAHVALAGAAISLLTGLDPVVGALILSLVFALLSGYGEEKGEVKADMTIGVLFGFSTAVAALAISLSSPYAASAWRFLIGDVLGITDNELLVLAVMSLAVIGVITLFKMEFKYITFDPEGSSAMGLNVRFYRYLLLVLTAISMVVNLRIVGSILSVAFIAIPAVVAYQFSHSFEEMGKISFVTILISSILGFLVSVMLNLPTSAVVGVILSVGYLISIKLSVKRRKCKSIIQCFRVVREHHIK
- a CDS encoding ABC transporter ATP-binding protein, whose protein sequence is MVLNQQPILEDLSFSIVEPSFVAVVGPNGAGKTTLLKTILGIIKPVEGEIRVLGKNPVEDSSVRRLVGYVPQRERIDPLIPVLVKDIILMGRLARKRFPRRATSKDLEKAREIAQLLEVDQFWEEPYAHLSGGQQQRVLVARALASEPSLLLLDEPFSAVDTPTTQLLVRLLRELVDKSGVTIILVTHEINILLKHIDRLMLLNRRIIAFGKPDEVLDEALLTETFLKRVQVVASDGERIVTGVSYHA
- a CDS encoding zinc ABC transporter substrate-binding protein, with the protein product MTSTAKVSLARPKLKVVATIWPLAMIVREVGGERVDVYSIVPVGLDPHTYSPKPGDVLLVRSCDLFVTIGKEEFLGMFEKLNVPRIGWEDWVEAGLKLKDGNPHYIWLYPDDALKAASKIVEKLSEIDPEGGDYYHERFKRFSNDISRIKTWAKTVLTGLNLVDPKVALAGSHFEPLFDFLNITVVAVLVKGGKAPGPIDVSDFQSTLSETRPVYIVVLATEKGSDEGRLALEISKATGIPVLYLYAFPLDPSESYVEFYKSLTSMALAGLQMDIPENTGEGGLDIWLYATIILFVLFLVFEGWFRRV
- a CDS encoding metal-dependent transcriptional regulator — encoded protein: MLSSMLMLTEAEYRYLKTIYILGGSKGFVKTSKLAKWLSVKTPTAIRIVQGLAVKGFVKVVPRVGVTLTEDGVKEAIEIAHKHGVLEVFLHEVLELNPSDAHEEALKLETRISHKVCDKLCSLLNKPRRAPCGLEIVHRHP